A genomic stretch from Nymphalis io chromosome 25, ilAglIoxx1.1, whole genome shotgun sequence includes:
- the LOC126778045 gene encoding uncharacterized protein LOC126778045 — protein MARKHRNGNDQEDIIFRNRKSMFSQSRTIVILIVVLNVIVAKCSHNETDEDIKRIENEIPKKLKIIEAISGRGFAENVYKNGTFKTGNILWDSILNKCTLKPSVSCLQKNFYAYLDDSLDFNGDISVASGVCFKKNKVDLNKYSKEANIIYLTGSNEKEDRSIDEENEIKDDEESDTPLEEVTDALYNKGIKFLMTHDMKLTLPEMMFNGATLKVSPRALTKTGALVHIDLEPRHDDNGHGRILFHKIKKYIKKKLVMAALAIVLVVKLIALKLVFVLPLILGVTTAKKMFLKILLFLFPALSHIFKLCSWYHQNYHTTKYHHHHHLITHHHKVPHSHHPHVYGPPHGATVIKQHTDGPPASFEHYPQDWELSGPGLGSEYLSDIHRNAIATFKPQENDANDINAWGLGLPPGLSLNVGELASGNTIVPNIQKPNNGQKIAVANSPGRPVGPLPPAPNPYYRHKKVATRDPTNAEKEALIRAATLAARAPPSPVRDELLRVSAAKLTESNRVKAETELVRQQQEILASHDPDTIAAEKFYGNLLERVDTILGSIGARETGCKERAVCALYRDPFKHAPYSNLVSNELSKESSELVPPADSKMALHYFRYVQAARDGQESKDCVTIYPKCNIDYNKK, from the exons ATGGCAAGGAAACATCGTAATGGTAATGATCAAGAAGACATTATTTTTCGAAATCGTAAATCAATGTTTTCACAATCAAGaacaatagttattttaatagtagttttaaatgtaatagtaGCTAAATGTAGTCACAATGAAACGGACGAAGACATTAAAAGAATCGAAAACGAAATACCTAAGAAATTGAAGATTATAGAAGCAATATCTGGTAGAGGTTTTGCTGAAAACGTATATAAAAATGGAACCTTCAAAACTGGTAATATTTTGTGGGacagtattttaaataagtgtacGTTGAAACCGTCAGTGAGCTGCCTACAAAAGAACTTTTACGCATATTTGGATGATAGTTTAGATTTTAATGGTGATATAAGTGTTGCTAGTGGTGTTTGTTTTAAGAAGAATAAAGtggatttaaataagtatagtaAAGAAGCGAATATTATCTACCTCACCGGCAGCAACGAGAAAGAAGATCGATCAATCGATGAAGAAAATGAAATCAAAGATGACGAGGAGTCAG ACACGCCGTTGGAAGAAGTAACAGACGCCTTATACAACAAAGGAATTAAATTCCTGATGACGCATGATATGAAGCTTACGTTACCAGAGATGATGTTTAATGGAGCAACGCTGAAAGTTTCTCCGAGGGCTTTGACCAAAACTGGCGCGCTCGTACACATTGACTTGGAACCAAGACACGATGATAACGGTCATGGGAGgatattgtttcataaaatca AGAAGTACATAAAGAAAAAACTAGTAATGGCAGCGTTAGCGATTGTATTAGTGGTGAAGTTGATCGCGTTGAAGCTAGTGTTCGTGCTACCACTCATACTCGGAGTTACCACCGCCAAGAAGATGTTCTTGAAGATCCTATTGTTCTTATTCCCAGCATTGAGTCACATATTTAAACTTTGCTCGTGGTACCATCAGAACTATCACACCACGAAATACCACCACCATCATCATTTGATCACTCATCATCATAAG GTACCACATTCACATCATCCTCACGTATATGGACCACCACATGGCGCAACGGTTATAAAGCAACATACAGATGGACCACCAGCTTCCTTTGAACACTATCCACAAGATTGGGAACTCTCTGGACCAGGGCTTGGCAGCGA atatttatcaGACATTCACCGTAACGCCATAGCAACTTTCAAACCTCAGGAGAATGACGCCAATGATATCAACGCATGGGGTCTCGGTCTTCCTCCAG GATTATCGTTAAACGTTGGAGAGTTAGCTAGCGGCAACACCATAGTACCTAATATACAAAAACCTAATAATGGTCAAAAAATAGCAGTCGCAAATAGTCCTGGAAG ACCCGTGGGGCCGTTACCGCCAGCCCCGAATCCATATTACAGACACAAAAAAGTCGCAACACGAGATCCTACAAATGCCGAAAAGGAAGCCTTG ATAAGGGCAGCAACCCTCGCGGCTCGGGCACCCCCCTCCCCAGTGAGGGATGAGTTACTGAGAGTATCAGCGGCGAAATTAACCGAGAGTAATCGGGTGAAAGCCGAAACTGAACTGGTTAGACAGCAACAAGAAATATTGGCTTCGCATGATCCC GATACCATAGCAGCAGAAAAGTTCTATGGAAATTTATTAGAAAGAGTCGACACGATACTTGGATCAATCGGAGCGAGAGAAACGGGATGTAAAGAAAGAGCTGTTTGCGCTTTATACAGAGATCCTTTTAAGCACGCACCGTATAGCAATCTAGTCTCGAATGAACTAAGCAA AGAATCCAGTGAGCTTGTACCGCCGGCTGACAGCAAAATGGCGCTGCATTACTTCAGATACGTTCAAGCTGCGAGAGACGGACAGGAATCAAAAGACTGCGTTACTATATATCCAAAATGTAACATAgactacaataaaaaataa